From a region of the Flavobacterium branchiarum genome:
- a CDS encoding DMT family transporter, with protein sequence MKQRIDYKLFFCLATVGIVWGTTFLGIKVAVETIPPWFVTSIRQGFAGLIVLVILLFKKELKWIGWTSFKHQLIPALLMIVIANGFTTIAEQTLPSGLASIMTALSPILIFIGSVLIGLQKASIRGFLGVVIGFSGVVFIFKDGLGAFLDSNYQHGLIFISLAIFGWAFGTLYTKKQAHKSNAIVLNLFYQFAIATVVQLVLAFLFSPNPDLNSWSLRSFFAALYLSVFGSVIAFLSYHYAIKRITAVQISILSYINTIIAVFLGWILLDEVITVDFIIATALIILGVFIINYKKKEKEITIKKGTLACS encoded by the coding sequence ATGAAACAGCGTATAGATTACAAATTATTTTTCTGTTTAGCGACAGTAGGAATTGTATGGGGGACAACCTTCTTAGGAATTAAAGTTGCGGTAGAGACAATTCCTCCTTGGTTTGTTACATCTATTCGGCAAGGTTTTGCAGGACTAATAGTATTGGTCATTCTGTTGTTTAAAAAAGAACTAAAATGGATTGGCTGGACAAGTTTCAAACATCAGTTAATTCCAGCTTTATTAATGATTGTTATTGCAAATGGATTTACGACAATAGCCGAACAAACTTTGCCAAGTGGGTTAGCTTCTATAATGACTGCATTATCGCCTATACTTATTTTTATTGGTAGCGTTCTGATAGGTTTGCAAAAAGCAAGTATAAGAGGATTTCTTGGGGTTGTGATTGGCTTTTCGGGAGTTGTTTTTATATTTAAAGATGGACTTGGGGCATTTTTGGATTCAAATTATCAACATGGACTTATATTTATAAGTTTAGCAATTTTTGGATGGGCATTTGGAACACTTTATACCAAAAAACAGGCTCATAAATCTAATGCTATCGTACTGAATTTATTTTATCAATTTGCTATTGCAACGGTAGTTCAGTTAGTTTTGGCTTTTCTTTTTTCTCCCAATCCAGATTTGAATTCATGGAGTTTAAGAAGCTTTTTTGCAGCTTTATATTTGTCAGTTTTTGGATCGGTCATTGCTTTTCTCTCTTACCATTATGCGATAAAGCGAATAACGGCAGTTCAAATTTCGATTTTGTCTTACATCAATACTATAATTGCTGTGTTTTTGGGTTGGATATTGCTAGATGAAGTAATTACAGTTGATTTTATTATTGCAACTGCGCTAATTATTTTGGGAGTTTTTATTATCAATTATAAAAAGAAAGAAAAAGAGATTACAATAAAGAAAGGAACATTAGCTTGTAGTTAA
- a CDS encoding LysR family transcriptional regulator, with product MEIRHLRLIKAIVEEGSITKAIDKLHLTQSALSHQLKEAEYQLGTKIFLRANKKLLLTKAGEKLYGISNEILNKISNTEQEIKQMVFGEYGEIRISTECFSSYHWLPSVLKQFHFLYPNIELKIVTEATQQPIRKLLDNVIDIGIVSDNIQDDKIKYLELFQDEMVMVVSENHSWADKKYVVAEDFINEHLIIHSLPMESVTIHQMVLAPAKVFPRKVTPLPLTEASLEMIKADMGVMSMAKWALQPYLKTSPLKAVKIGRNGLKRKHFIAIRQSKEYPDYFNHFITFLQTEIHLQWNI from the coding sequence ATGGAAATAAGACATTTACGATTAATAAAAGCAATTGTCGAAGAAGGGAGTATTACCAAAGCAATTGATAAATTACATCTCACTCAATCGGCATTAAGCCACCAACTAAAAGAAGCAGAATATCAATTGGGTACCAAAATATTTTTGAGAGCTAACAAAAAACTGCTTTTAACCAAAGCTGGTGAAAAATTATATGGGATTTCTAATGAAATTCTGAACAAAATATCAAATACAGAACAAGAAATTAAACAAATGGTTTTTGGCGAATATGGCGAAATCCGTATTAGTACCGAATGTTTCTCCAGTTATCATTGGTTACCTTCGGTCTTAAAGCAATTCCATTTTTTATATCCAAATATTGAACTCAAAATTGTAACCGAAGCCACGCAACAACCAATTAGAAAATTACTTGATAATGTAATAGATATCGGCATTGTAAGTGACAACATACAAGATGACAAAATAAAATACCTTGAGCTTTTTCAGGATGAAATGGTGATGGTTGTCTCTGAAAATCATTCATGGGCAGATAAAAAATATGTTGTAGCCGAAGATTTTATCAATGAACATTTAATTATTCATTCCCTACCGATGGAAAGTGTTACAATTCATCAAATGGTTTTGGCTCCTGCTAAAGTATTTCCGAGAAAAGTAACTCCGTTGCCCCTTACCGAGGCCTCTCTTGAGATGATTAAAGCAGATATGGGAGTAATGTCGATGGCAAAATGGGCTTTGCAACCGTATTTAAAAACTAGTCCTTTAAAAGCTGTAAAAATTGGTAGAAACGGTTTAAAAAGAAAACATTTCATCGCTATCCGTCAAAGCAAAGAATATCCAGATTATTTCAATCATTTTATAACTTTTTTGCAAACTGAAAT
- a CDS encoding rhodanese-like domain-containing protein, which produces METQIKHYENKLAFEMDPSDLFDALNNGEKVIALDARKFFGYEAEHIPSAINIPHREMTIESTKHLDVAVLYVIYCDGIGCNASTKGALNMTRLGFKVKELIGGIEWWKFDGYATEGINGKQTGLKFECAC; this is translated from the coding sequence ATGGAAACGCAAATTAAGCATTATGAAAATAAACTAGCATTCGAAATGGATCCTTCAGACTTATTCGATGCTTTAAATAATGGAGAAAAAGTAATCGCATTGGATGCGAGAAAATTTTTTGGATACGAAGCCGAACATATACCAAGTGCAATTAATATTCCGCATCGTGAAATGACTATTGAAAGTACAAAACATCTCGATGTAGCTGTTTTATATGTAATCTATTGTGATGGGATTGGTTGTAATGCCTCGACAAAAGGAGCTCTTAATATGACCAGATTGGGTTTTAAAGTAAAAGAATTAATTGGTGGAATTGAATGGTGGAAATTTGACGGTTATGCTACCGAAGGGATAAATGGAAAACAAACGGGATTGAAATTTGAGTGTGCTTGTTAG